The genomic region CACAGCAGTACTCCTTAAACGGTGACATCGACGCCGTGGCGCACGACGCGTTTATCCAGCTCGCCACCCAGCCAGTAGGCCAGGTCAGCGGGACGATCAATCTGCCAGGCGACAAAATCCGCGACCTTACCCACCTCCAGCGAACCGTGGCTGTCCCCCAGACCCAAGGCGGTAGCCGCATGTTGCGTTGCGCCAGCCAGGGCTTCTTCCGGGGTCATACGAAACAGCGTGCAGGCCATGTTCAGCATCAAGCGCACCGACAACGCCGGCGAGGTGCCCGGGTTGAGATCGCTGGCGATGGCGATCTTTACACCGTGCTTGCGCAGGGCGTCCATCGGCGGCAACTGGGTTTCCCGCAGGAAATAGAACGCCCCCGGCAGCAACACCGCGACGGTGCCGGAAGCGGCCATGGCGATGGCGTCTTCCTCGGTCATGAATTCCAGGTGGTCCGCCGACAGCGCCTGATAACGCGCCGCCAGGCTGGAGCCGTGCAGGGACGACAACTGCTCGGCGTGCAGCTTCACCGGCAAGCCAAGCTTGTGTGCAGCGATAAAGACCCGCTCCACCTGCTCCGGCGAGAACGCCAGGTATTCACAGAAGGCGTCGACTGCATCCACCAGGCCTTCCGCTGCCAGCGCCGGCAGCATCTCGGCGCAGATGTGCTCGATGTAAGCATCGGCACGGTCCACGTACTCCGGCGGCAACGCGTGAGCTGCCAGGCACGTGCTGCGTACGCTCACCGGCAGCTCGGCGCCGAGGCGGCGGATCACCCGCAGAATCTTGCGCTCGCTGGCCAGGTCCAGGCCGTAGCCGGACTTGATCTCCACAGTGGTCACGCCATCCCGCAGCAAACTGCGCAGGCGCTTTCGGCTACTTTCAAACAGTTCATCTTCGGTCGCCGCCCGGGTGGCGCGCACGGTGCTGGCAATACCGCCACCGGCCGCTGCGATCTCGGCGTAGCTCACGCCTTCCAGACGCTGCTCGAACTCGCCGCTGCG from Pseudomonas yamanorum harbors:
- the hutI gene encoding imidazolonepropionase, encoding MKTLWQHCHVATMAQGKYSIIEDAAIVTSGTLIEWIGPRAELPKADYATTHDLQGAWVTPGLIDCHTHTVFGGNRSGEFEQRLEGVSYAEIAAAGGGIASTVRATRAATEDELFESSRKRLRSLLRDGVTTVEIKSGYGLDLASERKILRVIRRLGAELPVSVRSTCLAAHALPPEYVDRADAYIEHICAEMLPALAAEGLVDAVDAFCEYLAFSPEQVERVFIAAHKLGLPVKLHAEQLSSLHGSSLAARYQALSADHLEFMTEEDAIAMAASGTVAVLLPGAFYFLRETQLPPMDALRKHGVKIAIASDLNPGTSPALSVRLMLNMACTLFRMTPEEALAGATQHAATALGLGDSHGSLEVGKVADFVAWQIDRPADLAYWLGGELDKRVVRHGVDVTV